A single Nicotiana tabacum cultivar K326 chromosome 5, ASM71507v2, whole genome shotgun sequence DNA region contains:
- the LOC142180955 gene encoding uncharacterized protein LOC142180955 — MENKQSLDNQQHAMEQLNYAVGNSSIGTGNQPIGVDYNHPLFLSPADVSGIQIISFQLTCIENYSIWNRSMRVALLGRNRLGLIDGTCKKEKFSEILWNRWERVNAIVLSWIMNSISKNLLGGIIYASCAQIVWEDLSERFNKVDDSRSFNLHKEITTLSQGTASVSVYFSRLKDMWEEFEALVPAPSCDCTKSKEFVVYLQKLKLYQFLMGLNDSYAQARSQILMSQVPTVNQAYAMIISDEGQKSIADTTRILGTNPAMMSGNFDAVMYSRSIGNQRFKKNYNVPCEFSKLKGHSKENCYKIVGYPPNYRPKKKGGAGNNTSYNVMSDNSIQRHTVISMMQEVLHRI, encoded by the coding sequence ATGGAGAACAAACAAAGTTTGGACAATCAACAACATGCAATGGAACAATTGAATTATGCGGTTGGAAATTCTTCAATTGGAACTGGAAATCAACCAATTGGAGTTGACTATAATCATCCTCTGTTCTTGTCTCCAGCTGATGTGAGTGGTATACAAATCATCTCGTTTCAACTCACATGTATTGAGAATTACTCGATTTGGAATCGCTCTATGCGTGTTGCTTTGTTAGGCAGGAACAGGTTAGGATTAATTGATGGTACATGCAAGAaagaaaaattttcagaaattctATGGAATCGCTGGGAGAGAGTAAATGCAATTGTACTCTCATGGATTATGAATTCTATTTCTAAAAACCTTCTTGGTGGAATCATATATGCTTCGTGTGCCCAAATAGTCTGGGAAGATTTATCTGAGAGATTTAATAAGGTAGATGACTCAAGATCTTTTAATCTTcataaagaaattacaactctgTCTCAAGGTACTGCATCTGTCTCTGTATACTTCTCAAGACTTAAGGATATGTGGGAAGAGTTTGAAGCCTTGGTGCCTGCACCAAGCTGTGATTGTACTAAATCTAAGGAGTTTGTTGTGTATCTTCAAAAACTTAAGTTGTATCAATTTTTAATGGGACTTAATGACTCGTATGCTCAGGCTAGAAGTCAGATTTTAATGAGTCAAGTTCCTACAGTTAATCAAGCATATGCTATGATAATTAGTGATGAAGGTCAAAAGTCAATAGCAGACACTACAAGAATTCTAGGAACTAATCCTGCAATGATGTCAGGAAATTTTGATGCAGTAATGTATTCAAGATCCATAGGAAATCAAAGGTTCAAGAAAAACTATAATGTTCCATGTGAGTTCTCTAAACTCAAGGGACATAGCAAAgaaaattgttacaaaatagtggGCTATCCACCTAATTATAGACCAAAAAAGAAAGGGGGAGCAGGAAATAATACATCCTACAATGTCATGTCTGACAATTCAATTCAAAGACATACAGTGAtttcaatgatgcaagaggtcctTCACAGAATTTGA